The proteins below come from a single Gossypium raimondii isolate GPD5lz chromosome 2, ASM2569854v1, whole genome shotgun sequence genomic window:
- the LOC105789652 gene encoding uncharacterized protein LOC105789652: MPQLDTIETVGTPTTETEPTTQITGDDALSQAMLRVLKRVTGTHTGSGSGSGSRGSIIEQLQFNGAELLRGVIGVAPKVAEYWLEATERIMNDLDCTPEQKLNGAIFLLHDEGERSAAEYEANFFTIEPREWVFAVFINKARIVKEVKRIECERKDREKCQNMNKRDLGPSSSFQWPRNGLDLISCYGQNQSPKCSTVGHKISEFPLMVELGRAQVQGQISSQRVGTVGEDTSRELFIISPLGHSVRVSKVYRRCPLELLFGEFDLILGMDWLVEHQVRLDCESKRVAFQIRDDLEVVMVGERWDYLSIVISNLMAEKLVRKACDAYLAYVHDTCSESLVIEEIRIVKDFPDVFPEELLGLPPNREVELGIELLSGIALMSIAPYRMTLKELKELLDKGFIRASVSPIEDLFDQFRGVFVFSKIVLHSGYHQLRVKEADVYKASFNTRYGHYKFLVMPFRLANARVAFMDHMNRVFQPYLDQFVIVIIDNILVYSKSKEEHDGHLRIWVDPKKIEAILEWKQLRNVTELRSFLGLARYFQRFVEGFSLIATPLTKLLHKNATLVWASDDASHTGLGCVLMQYGKVVVYVSRQLKQNEGNYPTHDLELTAVVFALKIWRHYLYCERCIIYADHQSLKYLLTQKELNLGQYHWIELLKDYHYLIEYHPGKANVIADALCRRSMIDLRVMFARLSLFDDGGILAELQVKLSWLDEIRSKQFQDESLVKRVQ, encoded by the exons ATGCCTCAGTTAGATACGATTGAGACCGTCGGAACTCCGACTACTGAGACTGAGCCTACGACTCAGATTACCGGGGATGACGCACTATCTCAGGCAATGTTGAGGGTTTTGAAGAGGGTTACTGGGACCCATACTGGATCTGGATCAGGATCAGGGAGCCGAGGGTCGATTATAGAACAACTTCAGTTTAACGGAGCTGAACTGCTTAGGGGTGTCATTGGAGTTGCCCCGAAAGTGGCTGAGTATTGGTTGGAAGCCACTGAGAGAATTATGAATGACTTAGATTGCACCCCTGAGCAGAAGTTAAATGGAGCGATATTCTTGCTTCACGATGAG GGAGAGAGATCAGCGGCCGAGTATGAGGCCAATTTTTTTACGATTGAGCCG AGAGAATGGGTCTTTGCGGTTTTTATAAATAAGGCAAGGATAGTTAAGGAGGTAAAGCGCATTGAGTGCGAGAGGAAGGATCGAGAGAAATGTCAGAATATGAACAAGAGAGATTTGGGTCCTTCTAGTTCTTTTCAGTGGCCACGAAACGGGCTAGATTTGATAAGCTGCTATGGGCAGAACCAGTCGCCAAA GTGCAGTACAGTGGGGCACAAGATTAGCGAGTTTCCCTTAATGGTTGAGCTTGGGCGGGCTCAAGTTCAGGGTCAGATTTCGTCTCAAAGAGTTG GAACTGTGGGTGAGGATACTAGTAGAgaactttttataattagtcCTTTAGGTCATTCTGTACGAGTTAGTAAAGTGTATAGGAGGTGCCCGCTGGAACTTCTCTTTGgggaatttgatttgattctgggtatggattggttggtaGAGCATCAGGTTAGATTAGATTGTGAGTCCAAGCGGGTGGCTTTCCAGATTAGGGACGATTTGGAGGTTGTGATGGTTGGTGAGCGTTGGGATTATTTGTCTATTGTAATCTCTAATTTAATGGCTGAAAAGTTGGTTCGTAAGGCTTGTGACGCATATCTGGCTTACGTGCATGACACGTGTAGTGAGAGTTTAGTTATAGAAGAGATTCGCATTGTTAAAGACTTTCCAGATGTGTTTCCTGAGGAATTGCTGGGATTACCTCCGAATAGAGAGGTTGAGCTTGGGATTGAACTTCTGTCGGGAATAGCTCTGATGTCAATTGCTCCTTACCGTATGACACTGAAGGAGTTAAAGGAACTTCTAGATAAAGGATTTATTCGAGCTAGTGTGTCTCC GATTGAGGACCTATTTGATCAGTTTCGAGGGGTATTTGTATTCTCAAAGATTGTTCTTCACTCTGGGTATCATCAGTTAAgagttaaggaggctgatgtaTACAAGGCTTCTTTTAATactcgttatggtcattacaagtttcttgtgatgccattcaGATTGGCTAATGCCCGGGTAGCTTTCATGGATCACATGAACCGAGTTTTTCAACCATATCTGGATCAATTCGTTATTGTGATTATTGACAATATATTGGTCTATTCTAAGTCAAAGGAGGAGCACGATGGACATCTTC GTATCTGGGTGGATCCTAAAAAGATAGAGGCGATTTTGGAATGGAAGCAGTTGCGGAATGTAACTGAGCTTCGGAGTTTTCTGGGTTTGGCAAGATACTTTCAAAGATTTGTGGAAGGGTTTTCGTTGATAGCAACACCTTTGACTAAGTTGTTACATAAGAATGCTACACTTGTTTGGGCTAGCGA tgatgcatcacatactggtttgggttgtgtattgatgcaataTGGAAAAGTGGTTGTTTATGTATCCAGACAACTTAAGCAGAACGAGGGTAATTATCCAACTCATGATCTTGAGCTTACTGCTGTAGTTTTTGCACTTAAAATATGGAGGCATTACTTGTATTGTGAGAGATGCATTATTTATGCAGATCACCAGAGTCTGAAatatctcctcactcagaaaGAATTAAATCTTGGGCAATATCACTGGATcgagttgcttaaggattatcattatttgatagagtatcatcctggCAAGGCCAATGTGATAGCTGATGCTCTTTGCCGGAGATCGATGATCGATTTAAGGGTGATGTTTGCTCGTCTAAGTTTGTTCGATGATGGTGGGATTCTGgctgagttgcaagttaagctgTCTTGGTTGGATGAGATTAGGAGCAAGCAGTTCCAAGATGAGTCTCTGGTTAAGCGAGTTCAGTAA
- the LOC105788556 gene encoding calmodulin-binding protein 60 A isoform X1: MSHKRPQEDSTKGRPSEAFTPDQDKRRRVPTLRNVVQEVMKLQSVQHLLEPVLEPLIRRVVKEEVEVAFRKHLNNMKRNGGKDVNSTSRSLQLQFLNNLSLPVFTGTRIEAEECSAIKVAIVDSLTGQIVSSGPESSAKVEVVVLEGDFDGDEGDNWTLEEFKNNIVREREGKKPLLAGDAFLTLTRGIGLVGEISFSDNSSWTRSRRFRLGARVVDGSDGTRVREAKTESFIVRDHRGELYKKHHPPSLSDEVWRLEKIGKDGAFHKRLSRENINCVKDFLTMLFIDPPRLRHILGTGMSAKMWEVTVEHARTCVLDKKMHLYCPPGSQQKSGVVFNIVGQVMGLLSECQYNTIDKLSETEKIEAQNLVISALQHWEEVVSFDDEASLTSSVKREISNGTKYLASQEIRGFDYAQPSASSPDIISTIYSVGGLSGLDDYALHGYEQALSYPGQVTNSLICDTDITQTFCDEDHLRYFDSDLQPQSLGLESQADLQTAVDGFLLQRTVAVQAQRRWTKIFSVLKWFSIKRRVKEKFRGLQI, from the exons ATGTCACATAAGAGACCCCAAGAAGATAGTACTAAGGGTCGACCCTCAGAAGCCTTTACTCCTGATCAGGATAAACGGAGAAGGGTTCCTACATTGAGAAA TGTGGTTCAGGAGGTGATGAAGTTGCAATCAGTCCAGCATTTGCTGGAGCCAGTTTTGGAGCCATTAATTCGTAGGGTG GTCAAAGAGGAAGTTGAAGTGGCTTTTAGAAAGCATTTGAACAATATGAAAAG GAATGGAGGGAAGGATGTAAATTCTACATCAAGAAGCTTACAACTCCAATTCTTAAATAATCTCTCTCTTCCCGTGTTCACTGGAACTCGAATTGAAGCAGAAGAATGTTCTGCCATTAAGGTGGCCATAGTCGATTCTCTTACTGGACAAATAGTTTCCTCTGGCCCTGAGTCTTCTGCCAAAGTAGAGGTTGTGGTTCTTGAGGGAGATTTTGATGGTGATGAGGGGGACAATTGGACACTTGAAGAGTTTAAGAATAACATTGTAAGAGAGAGAGAAGGAAAGAAACCTCTTCTTGCTGGAGACGCATTTCTAACTCTTACCAGGGGAATTGGATTAGTGGGTGAAATTTCGTTCTCGGATAATTCAAGCTGGACAAGAAGCCGTCGATTCAGACTTGGTGCCAGAGTTGTTGATGGCTCCGATGGAACTAGAGTAAGAGAAGCAAAGACGGAATCCTTCATTGTCAGGGATCATCGTGGTGAAT TATACAAGAAGCACCATCCTCCATCTCTTTCTGATGAAGTGTGGAGATTAGAGAAAATTGGCAAAGATGGGGCTTTCCATAAGCGCTTGAGTCGGGAAAATATCAACTGTGTAAAGGATTTCTTGACCATGCTCTTCATAGATCCTCCAAGGTTGCGCCAT ATCCTTGGCACAGGTATGTCTGCCAAGATGTGGGAAGTCACGGTGGAGCATGCTCGAACATGTGTGCTTGATAAGAAGATGCACTTGTACTGCCCTCCTGGTTCTCAACAGAAATCTGGTGTGGTCTTCAACATTGTTGGACAAGTGATGGGTCTACTTTCGGAATGCCAATATAATACAATTGATAAGCTGTCTGAAACTGAGAAG ATTGAAGCCCAAAACTTGGTAATTTCTGCATTGCAACACTGGGAAGAAGTTGTTTCATTCGATGATGAAGCCTCACTGACAAGCTCAGTCAAAAGGGAGATTTCTAATGGTACCAAGTATTTGGCTTCTCAAGAGATACGTGGATTTGATTATGCACAACCAAGTGCTTCTTCTCCAGATATCATTTCAACCATCTATTCAGTTGGGGGTTTGAGCGGCTTAGACGATTATGCGCTGCATGGATATGAGCAAGCATTGAGTTATCCTGGCCAAGTCACTAATTCCCTGATCTGCGACACAGATATTACTCAGACTTTCTGTGATGAAGATCACCTTCGGTATTTCGATAGTGATCTTCAACCCCAGAGCCTTGGTTTGGAATCACAAGCGGATCTACAAACTGCGGTTGACGGTTTCCTTTTGCAGCGTACTGTTGCTGTTCAAGCACAGAGGAGATGGACTAAGATTTTCAGTGTGCTGAAATGGTTCTCCATTAAAAgaagagttaaagaaaaatTCCGAGGTCTTCAAATATAG
- the LOC105788556 gene encoding calmodulin-binding protein 60 A isoform X2 — protein MSHKRPQEDSTKGRPSEAFTPDQDKRRRVPTLRNVVQEVMKLQSVQHLLEPVLEPLIRRVVKEEVEVAFRKHLNNMKRNGGKDVNSTSRSLQLQFLNNLSLPVFTGTRIEAEECSAIKVAIVDSLTGQIVSSGPESSAKVEVVVLEGDFDGDEGDNWTLEEFKNNIVREREGKKPLLAGDAFLTLTRGIGLVGEISFSDNSSWTRSRRFRLGARVVDGSDGTRVREAKTESFIVRDHRGELYKKHHPPSLSDEVWRLEKIGKDGAFHKRLSRENINCVKDFLTMLFIDPPRLRHILGTGMSAKMWEVTVEHARTCVLDKKMHLYCPPGSQQKSGVVFNIVGQVMGLLSECQYNTIDKLSETEKELLIICSTIRLKPKTW, from the exons ATGTCACATAAGAGACCCCAAGAAGATAGTACTAAGGGTCGACCCTCAGAAGCCTTTACTCCTGATCAGGATAAACGGAGAAGGGTTCCTACATTGAGAAA TGTGGTTCAGGAGGTGATGAAGTTGCAATCAGTCCAGCATTTGCTGGAGCCAGTTTTGGAGCCATTAATTCGTAGGGTG GTCAAAGAGGAAGTTGAAGTGGCTTTTAGAAAGCATTTGAACAATATGAAAAG GAATGGAGGGAAGGATGTAAATTCTACATCAAGAAGCTTACAACTCCAATTCTTAAATAATCTCTCTCTTCCCGTGTTCACTGGAACTCGAATTGAAGCAGAAGAATGTTCTGCCATTAAGGTGGCCATAGTCGATTCTCTTACTGGACAAATAGTTTCCTCTGGCCCTGAGTCTTCTGCCAAAGTAGAGGTTGTGGTTCTTGAGGGAGATTTTGATGGTGATGAGGGGGACAATTGGACACTTGAAGAGTTTAAGAATAACATTGTAAGAGAGAGAGAAGGAAAGAAACCTCTTCTTGCTGGAGACGCATTTCTAACTCTTACCAGGGGAATTGGATTAGTGGGTGAAATTTCGTTCTCGGATAATTCAAGCTGGACAAGAAGCCGTCGATTCAGACTTGGTGCCAGAGTTGTTGATGGCTCCGATGGAACTAGAGTAAGAGAAGCAAAGACGGAATCCTTCATTGTCAGGGATCATCGTGGTGAAT TATACAAGAAGCACCATCCTCCATCTCTTTCTGATGAAGTGTGGAGATTAGAGAAAATTGGCAAAGATGGGGCTTTCCATAAGCGCTTGAGTCGGGAAAATATCAACTGTGTAAAGGATTTCTTGACCATGCTCTTCATAGATCCTCCAAGGTTGCGCCAT ATCCTTGGCACAGGTATGTCTGCCAAGATGTGGGAAGTCACGGTGGAGCATGCTCGAACATGTGTGCTTGATAAGAAGATGCACTTGTACTGCCCTCCTGGTTCTCAACAGAAATCTGGTGTGGTCTTCAACATTGTTGGACAAGTGATGGGTCTACTTTCGGAATGCCAATATAATACAATTGATAAGCTGTCTGAAACTGAGAAG GAGCTTCTGATTATCTGCTCCACCATCAGATTGAAGCCCAAAACTTGGTAA